Proteins from a genomic interval of Aureibacillus halotolerans:
- a CDS encoding FecCD family ABC transporter permease: MDHRLPTNQLKWIGLTGLICLFACAFAASLLFGRTPLTLSSALGAFTAYDETSIQHVVIHTERLPRSIIGAVIGASLAVAGGLMQALTRNPLASPSLFGINSGALFFVVVATIFWSITSLTHLMWFAFLGASLAALVVYGLSSLGRDGLTPMKMVLAGAALTALFSSFTQAILVFDEVGMQDVLFWLAGSVSGRPLEMLLPVLPFISVSIIIALLMGKSINLLASGDDVARGLGQNIALVKISMGILIVLLAGSSVAVVGAIGFIGLVIPHIARFFTGNDYRWVLPFSALMGAILLLCSDVVARLIIIPQEVPIGVMTACIGGPFFLYLARKGVTKK, encoded by the coding sequence ATGGATCATAGATTGCCGACAAATCAATTAAAATGGATTGGACTAACTGGGCTTATTTGCTTATTTGCCTGTGCGTTTGCCGCTAGTTTGTTGTTTGGCCGCACGCCACTCACTTTGTCATCCGCATTAGGTGCGTTTACGGCATATGACGAAACGTCAATTCAGCATGTCGTCATCCATACCGAACGCCTGCCTCGCTCGATTATAGGAGCTGTCATCGGGGCAAGTCTTGCTGTTGCAGGAGGGCTCATGCAAGCGTTAACAAGAAACCCATTGGCTTCTCCTAGCCTCTTTGGCATTAACTCAGGGGCTTTGTTTTTTGTTGTGGTTGCCACTATTTTTTGGTCGATCACCTCACTGACGCACCTTATGTGGTTTGCTTTTTTAGGCGCTTCTCTCGCTGCGCTTGTTGTCTATGGATTAAGTTCTTTAGGGAGAGATGGCTTAACACCAATGAAGATGGTGTTGGCTGGAGCTGCGTTAACGGCATTGTTTTCCTCATTCACTCAAGCCATCCTTGTGTTTGATGAAGTGGGCATGCAGGATGTGCTATTTTGGCTTGCTGGTTCTGTTTCCGGACGGCCATTGGAGATGCTGCTCCCGGTATTGCCTTTTATTTCGGTATCGATAATCATCGCCTTGCTCATGGGGAAATCGATAAATTTATTAGCCAGTGGAGACGATGTGGCTCGCGGACTGGGACAAAATATTGCCCTTGTAAAGATAAGTATGGGTATTCTTATCGTTCTTCTCGCAGGGAGCTCTGTCGCTGTCGTAGGTGCGATCGGCTTTATCGGTCTTGTCATTCCACACATTGCGCGCTTCTTTACTGGAAATGACTATCGCTGGGTGTTGCCCTTTTCGGCGTTAATGGGGGCTATTTTACTGCTGTGCTCTGATGTTGTCGCTCGCTTAATCATTATCCCGCAGGAAGTTCCAATTGGCGTGATGACCGCTTGCATCGGTGGTCCGTTTTTCCTGTATTTGGCTAGAAAAGGAGTGACGAAAAAATGA
- a CDS encoding TetR/AcrR family transcriptional regulator, with protein sequence MNRDIPIPGSTKHKLINVGIQLFSAHGYVNTEVEEVASKAGVTVGALYHHFKSKLRFYGLIRDDMTLRILDRMEAVVEVVPADTALLSAVLSAYDGMLRLQVGFLLAEPDPRNEENKIAKCLEEIAISCEEEAARELGILLAESLRAALYEVVVNDGDPTLGRTALSRLLSAK encoded by the coding sequence ATGAACCGTGATATCCCGATTCCAGGATCGACAAAACATAAGCTCATCAATGTGGGGATTCAATTGTTCAGCGCACACGGCTATGTGAACACTGAAGTAGAGGAGGTTGCCTCAAAGGCTGGTGTTACCGTTGGGGCGCTCTATCACCACTTCAAATCGAAGCTACGGTTTTATGGATTGATTAGAGACGATATGACGTTACGAATTCTTGATCGGATGGAAGCTGTAGTAGAGGTCGTTCCTGCAGATACAGCATTGCTATCGGCTGTTCTTTCAGCGTATGATGGCATGCTACGTCTCCAGGTCGGATTTTTGCTTGCCGAGCCTGATCCGAGAAATGAGGAAAATAAGATCGCCAAATGTCTTGAGGAAATTGCTATATCTTGCGAGGAAGAGGCCGCCAGAGAATTAGGTATTCTTCTGGCAGAGTCACTCCGAGCGGCGCTGTATGAGGTTGTCGTGAATGATGGAGACCCGACGTTGGGAAGAACGGCGCTATCTCGTCTATTGTCTGCAAAATAA
- the cysI gene encoding assimilatory sulfite reductase (NADPH) hemoprotein subunit, which translates to MSENNLLSANSAPHSDVEDIKKRSNYLRGTLVESLEDRITASIPDDDNRLMKFHGSYMQDDRDLRIERNKQKLEPAYQFMVRVRAAGGVVTPDQWLVMDRTAQEYGNGSIRLTTRQSFQLHGIIKWNMKAFIQEVNEALLNTLAACGDVNRNVMCNPNPDESAVHGQVYEWASKISDHLDPKTRAYHEIWLDEEKVVDSQEAEEIEPIYGPVYLPRKFKIGIAVPPSNDVDVFSQDLGLIAIHKDEQLLGFNVAVGGGMGMTHGDSQTYPQIAKVIGFVYPEQVIDVAEKTVMIQRDYGDRAVRKHARFKYTIDDRGIDWFIQELQSRLGWDLEPVREYAFDHNGDRYGWVKGSNNRWHYTLFIQNGRVKDEENYSLMTGLREIARIHTGDFRLTANQNLIIGNVSSQKKKKINELIQAHGLTDGTNDSALRRNSMACVAFPTCGLAMAESERYLPSLVGKIEELLDEVGLREEEIVIRMTGCPNGCARPGLAEIAFIGKAPGKYNMYLGGGFDGGRLNKLFRENIDEATILGELKPIIQQFAKERNAGEHFGDFCIRAGHIKEVTDGQNFHA; encoded by the coding sequence ATGTCTGAAAACAATTTACTCTCAGCGAATAGTGCTCCTCACAGTGATGTGGAGGACATAAAAAAACGAAGCAATTATTTACGAGGCACGCTCGTTGAATCATTAGAGGATCGCATTACGGCTTCCATTCCAGACGATGACAATCGCCTGATGAAATTTCATGGCAGCTATATGCAGGATGATCGCGATCTTCGTATTGAGCGCAACAAGCAAAAGCTCGAGCCGGCCTATCAGTTTATGGTTCGTGTTCGTGCCGCTGGCGGTGTCGTGACACCAGACCAATGGCTTGTGATGGATCGAACAGCACAGGAATACGGCAATGGGTCGATTCGCTTGACCACTCGCCAATCGTTTCAGCTGCATGGCATTATCAAATGGAATATGAAGGCGTTTATTCAGGAAGTCAACGAAGCGCTTTTGAATACACTTGCTGCCTGTGGTGACGTCAATCGGAACGTCATGTGTAATCCAAATCCAGATGAATCCGCTGTTCACGGACAGGTGTATGAGTGGGCGTCGAAAATCTCCGACCATCTAGACCCAAAAACACGTGCGTATCATGAAATTTGGCTGGATGAAGAAAAGGTCGTTGATAGTCAAGAGGCCGAAGAGATTGAACCGATTTATGGACCAGTCTATCTGCCACGGAAATTTAAAATCGGTATTGCAGTGCCGCCATCCAATGATGTGGATGTCTTTTCACAAGACTTAGGGCTTATTGCCATTCATAAAGACGAACAGCTGCTTGGGTTTAATGTGGCCGTTGGTGGTGGTATGGGAATGACGCATGGGGATTCGCAAACGTATCCACAGATCGCGAAGGTCATTGGCTTTGTTTATCCTGAGCAAGTCATTGACGTGGCTGAGAAAACAGTCATGATTCAGCGAGACTACGGAGACCGAGCGGTGCGTAAGCATGCACGTTTTAAATATACCATTGATGATCGAGGCATTGACTGGTTTATTCAAGAGCTGCAATCTCGTCTTGGTTGGGATCTTGAGCCTGTTCGTGAATATGCATTTGATCATAACGGAGATCGCTATGGCTGGGTAAAAGGAAGCAACAACCGTTGGCACTATACGCTCTTTATCCAAAATGGAAGAGTGAAGGATGAAGAGAACTATTCTTTGATGACTGGATTGCGTGAAATTGCGCGTATACACACCGGTGATTTCAGGCTGACAGCTAACCAAAACCTGATCATCGGGAATGTGAGTAGCCAGAAAAAGAAGAAGATCAATGAATTGATTCAAGCCCACGGTCTTACCGATGGAACCAATGACTCCGCTTTGAGGCGGAATTCAATGGCGTGCGTTGCCTTTCCGACTTGTGGCTTGGCGATGGCGGAATCAGAACGCTATCTTCCTAGTTTAGTTGGAAAAATTGAAGAGCTTTTGGATGAAGTAGGTCTGCGCGAAGAAGAGATCGTCATTCGAATGACAGGCTGTCCAAACGGCTGTGCACGACCAGGATTGGCTGAAATCGCCTTTATCGGAAAAGCGCCTGGAAAATACAACATGTATCTTGGTGGAGGGTTTGATGGAGGTCGTTTAAACAAACTCTTCCGTGAAAATATCGACGAAGCCACCATTCTTGGTGAGTTGAAGCCCATCATTCAACAGTTCGCTAAAGAGCGGAACGCCGGAGAGCATTTCGGTGATTTTTGCATCCGGGCAGGACATATTAAAGAAGTGACTGATGGGCAAAACTTTCACGCCTAA
- a CDS encoding ABC transporter substrate-binding protein codes for MHSYRHPILFIVIALFTILLVGCGTTSSDNESTTAAATSESATSESATETVETEETANSEQGASEERVIQHALGETVISGTPKKIVTLYQGANDIAVALDVQPVGIVESWVEPPVYEYLREDLGDVPVVGVENQPNLEEIYKLQPDLIVASRTRHEAIYEQLSQIAPTIVGKDVFDWKDTVDIMGQGLNKQAEAEQLMSDWDARVSDFKEKMGDRLPIEVTITNFRADHARIFYMGYAGLILKDLGFTRPPGHDSDEWGVKLSSKESIPDMNADMIFNFNTEAHTDATQKNYEEWTSHPLWQQLDAVKNNQVEMVGEVYWNSAGGYISANKMLDEIYAIFELEM; via the coding sequence GTGCATTCATATCGTCATCCAATACTATTTATCGTGATCGCGCTGTTCACGATTTTGCTCGTTGGCTGTGGGACAACTTCCTCAGACAACGAATCTACGACTGCAGCAGCAACCTCAGAGTCAGCAACCTCAGAGTCAGCGACAGAAACGGTAGAAACAGAAGAAACGGCAAACTCAGAGCAGGGGGCCTCGGAAGAACGAGTCATTCAACACGCGCTAGGAGAAACTGTCATCTCAGGTACACCGAAAAAAATCGTCACATTGTATCAAGGGGCAAATGATATCGCTGTAGCCCTCGATGTACAACCTGTAGGAATTGTAGAGTCATGGGTTGAACCTCCTGTTTATGAATATTTGCGAGAAGATCTCGGCGATGTTCCAGTCGTTGGCGTTGAAAACCAACCGAACCTTGAGGAAATTTACAAACTTCAGCCTGATTTAATTGTTGCTTCACGTACTCGCCATGAAGCGATCTACGAACAGCTCAGTCAAATCGCGCCAACGATCGTCGGCAAGGATGTGTTTGATTGGAAAGATACCGTGGACATTATGGGGCAAGGATTAAACAAGCAAGCAGAGGCAGAGCAGCTCATGTCGGATTGGGACGCGCGGGTGAGCGATTTCAAAGAAAAAATGGGGGATAGGCTCCCTATCGAAGTGACCATTACCAATTTCCGTGCAGACCACGCCCGCATCTTTTATATGGGGTATGCTGGATTAATTTTAAAGGATCTAGGGTTTACACGACCACCAGGACATGACAGTGACGAATGGGGCGTCAAACTGAGCTCTAAGGAGAGTATCCCAGACATGAACGCCGACATGATTTTTAACTTCAATACCGAAGCGCATACCGATGCCACGCAAAAAAATTATGAAGAATGGACAAGCCATCCTTTGTGGCAGCAGCTGGATGCGGTGAAAAACAACCAAGTCGAAATGGTTGGAGAGGTTTACTGGAACAGTGCAGGAGGTTATATTTCTGCCAACAAAATGCTGGATGAAATCTACGCCATTTTCGAACTAGAAATGTAA
- a CDS encoding class I SAM-dependent methyltransferase encodes MSQMKIVIGAGDYDKGKDWLHTQEEELNLLNASQWEAKFPRESLTAILAEHVWEHLTYDEGIEAAKTCFPFLKPGGHIRCAVPDGYFQNESYQHMVQVGGPGPKDHPAAGHKILYNFNTLTQMFQSAGYKVNLLEYCNEQGIFHSVPWDTKDGFIYRSALHDHRNQDGELQVISLIVDAIKPSDGS; translated from the coding sequence ATGAGTCAAATGAAGATCGTTATCGGCGCTGGAGACTATGATAAGGGAAAGGATTGGCTGCATACGCAAGAGGAGGAACTTAATCTGTTAAATGCTTCACAATGGGAGGCTAAATTTCCTCGGGAATCGCTCACCGCCATTTTGGCAGAGCATGTGTGGGAGCACTTAACGTACGATGAAGGGATAGAAGCAGCGAAAACCTGTTTTCCGTTCCTTAAACCAGGCGGACATATTCGCTGCGCGGTTCCAGACGGCTACTTTCAAAATGAATCGTATCAACACATGGTACAGGTTGGCGGCCCTGGGCCAAAGGATCACCCTGCCGCGGGACATAAAATCCTGTACAATTTCAACACCCTGACACAGATGTTTCAAAGTGCAGGCTATAAGGTGAATTTGCTTGAATACTGTAACGAACAAGGCATTTTTCATTCAGTGCCTTGGGACACAAAAGATGGATTTATCTATCGCTCAGCGCTTCATGACCACAGAAACCAAGACGGAGAACTCCAGGTGATCTCCTTAATTGTAGACGCGATAAAACCTTCTGACGGTAGTTAG
- a CDS encoding TetR/AcrR family transcriptional regulator, with product MEIKQRLIIREASALFAEQGYNDTSVDQIAKRAGMAKASFYKYFSKKEDILIASSVLFIEDLDASFQHLSNMEDLSQKERMINCTKVTLECMMRNQVHMLLFTSQELSVVERENITKSEIDIECGVDSFIHNGLLDIYGKDIEPFVSDLSFILRGIVIEYLRDFARYTGSFDSTQLATFVEQTTSMLVTGFRALGETYSPMLQSGQKDVGGPSNPFIMRILLREKMNSLENLLGHMPEKETFTSEAKQVMQDLKKELAQPKPRLGVIHAYSQFLGASEHLKTDADSLYALLRENGA from the coding sequence TTGGAAATCAAGCAAAGACTTATTATTCGGGAAGCTTCGGCACTCTTCGCTGAACAAGGCTATAACGATACATCTGTTGATCAAATTGCGAAAAGAGCCGGTATGGCGAAAGCTTCGTTTTACAAATACTTCAGCAAGAAAGAAGACATTCTGATTGCTTCTAGCGTACTATTTATTGAAGATCTAGATGCATCCTTCCAGCACCTCTCGAACATGGAGGATCTCTCCCAAAAGGAACGCATGATCAATTGCACAAAGGTTACGCTTGAATGTATGATGAGAAACCAAGTGCATATGCTGCTGTTTACCTCGCAGGAGCTTTCTGTGGTCGAACGTGAAAACATTACCAAATCTGAAATCGATATTGAGTGTGGCGTGGATAGCTTTATTCACAACGGTCTCCTGGATATTTATGGGAAGGACATTGAACCATTTGTGTCGGATTTATCTTTTATTCTCCGAGGCATTGTCATTGAATACCTACGTGACTTCGCCCGATACACGGGGAGTTTTGACTCCACTCAACTGGCTACCTTCGTAGAGCAAACCACCTCTATGCTTGTCACTGGTTTCAGAGCATTAGGCGAGACGTACAGCCCAATGCTACAAAGCGGTCAAAAAGATGTAGGTGGTCCTTCCAACCCTTTCATCATGCGCATTCTTCTTCGCGAGAAAATGAATTCGTTGGAAAATCTACTTGGTCACATGCCAGAAAAAGAGACGTTTACGTCGGAGGCCAAGCAAGTCATGCAGGATTTAAAAAAAGAGCTTGCTCAGCCCAAGCCACGGCTCGGCGTCATTCATGCGTATAGCCAGTTTTTAGGTGCAAGCGAACATTTGAAGACTGACGCTGATTCGTTATATGCACTGTTGAGAGAGAATGGCGCTTAG
- a CDS encoding VOC family protein produces the protein MDGQVIFFFMPVKDLKQAKQLYRDTLGLTESWREGDKIVGFKLPNTDIELMVEEVSEGTPSAPGPIFLVPSVQDIYEKGSDTLQFIDEPGETPDGLWLSAKDDSGNGIYFTDESKATANA, from the coding sequence TTGGATGGTCAAGTTATATTTTTCTTTATGCCTGTAAAGGATTTGAAACAGGCCAAACAGCTTTATCGTGATACGCTCGGCTTAACTGAATCATGGCGCGAAGGGGATAAAATCGTCGGCTTTAAACTCCCCAACACAGACATTGAATTAATGGTGGAAGAAGTCTCTGAAGGAACGCCAAGCGCACCTGGACCTATATTTTTAGTCCCATCTGTCCAGGATATTTATGAGAAAGGCTCCGATACGCTACAATTTATTGATGAGCCTGGTGAAACTCCTGACGGTCTATGGCTAAGTGCAAAAGATGATTCTGGCAATGGTATTTACTTCACGGATGAAAGCAAAGCAACAGCAAACGCTTGA
- a CDS encoding histidine phosphatase family protein, with product MLAEALLQDKCVYLIRHCQAEGQDSDAPLTETGRQQAEVLAAFFQELTVDAIVTSPYLRAIDTAVPLAKGKAIDFRIDDRLSERVLSALPITDWRNVLKETFVDHDLVYAGGESSREATARGIHALTAALQSVPSSVAIVTHGNLFTLMLQAFDSSYGYKEWSTLSNPDVYKLWLPNQTVQIERLWKEEKRA from the coding sequence ATGCTAGCAGAAGCGCTGCTACAAGATAAATGCGTGTACCTCATTAGGCATTGCCAAGCAGAAGGTCAGGACAGCGATGCCCCACTTACAGAAACAGGGCGTCAGCAGGCAGAGGTGTTGGCAGCTTTTTTTCAAGAGCTCACAGTGGACGCAATCGTCACGAGTCCGTACCTTCGTGCGATCGACACAGCGGTTCCACTGGCGAAGGGAAAAGCGATTGACTTTCGTATTGATGATCGCCTGTCAGAGCGAGTGTTGTCTGCATTGCCAATAACGGATTGGCGTAACGTATTAAAGGAAACGTTTGTTGACCACGATTTAGTATATGCAGGTGGAGAGTCGTCGAGAGAGGCGACAGCGCGAGGCATTCATGCACTTACAGCTGCATTGCAAAGTGTTCCTTCATCAGTTGCCATCGTTACCCATGGGAATTTGTTTACTTTAATGTTACAGGCATTTGATTCCTCATACGGATATAAGGAATGGTCGACCCTTAGTAATCCTGATGTCTATAAACTGTGGTTGCCAAATCAAACCGTCCAGATAGAACGACTATGGAAGGAAGAAAAAAGAGCTTAG
- a CDS encoding GNAT family N-acetyltransferase produces the protein MTTIRYVEELAMNACPSLATYHQDGWTLKWANGYTRRANSVYPLQMTSESIEESVRQCESFYFSHQLPTHFKLTSDSSLESLDDYLEQQGYVYEGQSFLQIIDIPSVTCSSVMMQVTEEATVSEAWLKSFNAMNQSSQNVHEQKALYDTLSHTTCYFTAFDNGEIVGHGLVVYENGEKWVGLFQIAISPAHRQKGLGKALVAHMLDWGTRHGAKKAYLQVLANNLPALRLYESLGFRKLYSYWYRTKHSTNQNKVISSEKNYVTTLKRPPAKAGGFGHEMSTTKVVTKTEVILKHLMLKQAESD, from the coding sequence ATGACGACAATTCGTTACGTTGAAGAACTTGCGATGAATGCCTGCCCTTCTCTTGCAACCTATCACCAGGATGGCTGGACGTTGAAATGGGCAAATGGGTATACACGAAGAGCCAATTCCGTTTATCCGCTTCAAATGACCAGCGAATCTATTGAAGAAAGCGTTCGCCAGTGTGAGTCATTTTATTTTTCTCATCAACTCCCGACGCATTTTAAGCTAACCTCTGATTCTTCCCTTGAGAGTTTAGATGACTATTTAGAGCAGCAAGGGTATGTATATGAGGGACAAAGCTTTCTGCAAATCATTGATATTCCTTCGGTCACTTGCTCCTCCGTTATGATGCAAGTAACAGAAGAAGCAACTGTCTCCGAGGCTTGGCTTAAATCATTCAATGCAATGAATCAATCTTCACAAAATGTGCATGAACAAAAGGCACTGTACGACACGCTTTCGCACACAACTTGCTACTTTACAGCTTTTGATAACGGAGAAATCGTTGGTCATGGCCTAGTTGTCTATGAAAATGGGGAGAAATGGGTGGGGCTATTCCAAATCGCCATCTCTCCTGCCCATCGACAAAAAGGATTGGGAAAAGCGCTTGTCGCTCATATGCTTGATTGGGGAACCCGGCATGGTGCCAAAAAAGCTTATTTGCAAGTGCTCGCAAACAATTTACCAGCCCTTCGGCTCTATGAAAGCTTAGGTTTTAGAAAGCTCTACTCGTACTGGTATCGAACGAAGCACTCGACGAACCAGAACAAAGTGATATCATCAGAAAAGAACTACGTCACAACTCTTAAACGACCACCTGCTAAAGCAGGTGGATTTGGACATGAAATGTCGACGACTAAAGTCGTTACTAAGACTGAAGTCATCTTGAAGCACCTCATGCTTAAGCAAGCTGAATCTGACTAA
- a CDS encoding AraC family transcriptional regulator encodes MHFQMVEQLSNFSYSYSSCESIISNSMDAFSLRTSSACSLVYPHSGHGVLTVKNKSFTLANNRMYFLPMDATNCISSYEGCVTQIRFFVHSENPLRLVQIESPWDIFLPQAELILEMCKQIEACAREKPLGTLKASCKFHELLYLLYSQTLSTSGDHSIEQAVDYINQHYHGSLTREKLASLAGLNIDYFTKAFKKKMGVPPMTYITKVRIEKLKQLLLTTDKPLRLLCKETGFADEFYCSRRFKQTTGYSPKQYATVHRKHQK; translated from the coding sequence ATGCATTTTCAAATGGTAGAACAACTATCAAACTTTAGTTATTCGTATTCCTCCTGTGAATCAATCATTTCAAACTCAATGGATGCCTTCTCCCTACGTACTTCTTCTGCCTGCAGTTTGGTCTATCCTCACAGTGGACATGGCGTTCTAACGGTAAAAAATAAATCATTTACATTGGCGAACAATCGTATGTATTTCTTACCAATGGACGCCACCAATTGCATCTCTTCTTATGAAGGGTGTGTAACGCAGATCAGATTTTTTGTACACTCTGAAAATCCACTGCGCCTAGTGCAAATTGAATCACCGTGGGACATCTTCCTGCCCCAAGCTGAACTTATACTCGAGATGTGCAAGCAGATCGAAGCATGTGCGAGAGAAAAGCCTTTAGGTACATTAAAAGCGAGCTGTAAATTTCACGAACTGCTCTACCTCCTCTATTCGCAAACATTAAGTACATCGGGTGATCATTCGATTGAACAGGCCGTCGATTATATAAACCAGCATTACCACGGATCACTCACAAGAGAAAAACTCGCATCACTGGCGGGATTGAACATTGACTATTTTACAAAAGCATTTAAGAAAAAAATGGGCGTTCCACCAATGACATATATCACCAAGGTTCGAATTGAGAAGCTCAAACAGCTACTGCTCACTACTGACAAGCCTTTGCGGCTGTTATGTAAAGAAACGGGCTTTGCCGACGAATTTTATTGCAGCCGTCGCTTTAAACAAACGACAGGGTATTCTCCAAAGCAGTATGCTACCGTCCACCGTAAACATCAAAAGTAA
- the tnpA gene encoding IS200/IS605 family transposase, with translation MDGYKKSSHAVYDIKYHVIWVTKYRYKVLKGPIAVRVRELIRQGCEARGIFILQGSVGKDHIHLLLSCPPSIAPSKIMQYLKGRSSRLLQDQFPELKKKYWGQHLWARGYFCATVGTVDEETIRNYIANQLNDEKEDIFKIEE, from the coding sequence ATGGACGGTTATAAAAAGAGTAGTCACGCAGTGTATGACATTAAATATCATGTCATTTGGGTAACAAAATACAGATATAAAGTATTGAAAGGCCCCATTGCCGTAAGGGTACGTGAGTTAATTCGGCAAGGTTGCGAAGCGAGAGGGATATTCATTCTGCAAGGGAGTGTAGGGAAAGATCACATTCATTTGTTGCTTTCGTGTCCGCCGAGTATTGCTCCAAGTAAAATTATGCAATATCTAAAAGGTAGGTCGTCAAGGCTGCTTCAGGATCAATTTCCTGAACTCAAAAAGAAATATTGGGGACAGCACTTATGGGCAAGAGGTTATTTTTGTGCGACAGTAGGCACGGTAGACGAAGAAACCATTCGGAACTATATTGCGAACCAGCTTAACGATGAGAAAGAAGATATTTTTAAAATTGAAGAATGA
- a CDS encoding FecCD family ABC transporter permease, translated as MKHAWTYRSKKGALSFQTPYRSIAILLGLFLLLIGSVFAGGSLGETIISPLDVLSTIVGTSNGEHDFILMTLRLPRTIVALLVGMALGLAGALLQSMVRNPLASPDILGVTAGASFAAVAFLSLSDGRFSIAWLPVAAVFGALATSVLLYLLSWKNGLQPIRLVLIGIGLSAVLGAGTTFFLVMGDMYTASQVYVWLTGTVYGATWDDVLVILFPLLLCLPFVLILARSLAVQELGEDVAKGLGNPVQVHRVLLLLLSIILAGVAVAVAGAIGFIGLLAPHIARRWLSFSFTSMVISSAFIGGLLMFGADMIARNAFYPLDVPAGVFTASIGAPFFLILLFRHRNRMV; from the coding sequence ATGAAGCATGCCTGGACATATCGATCGAAAAAAGGAGCCCTTTCCTTTCAGACCCCTTATCGTTCAATTGCTATTCTACTAGGTCTTTTTTTGCTTCTTATAGGTTCCGTTTTTGCAGGAGGATCCTTAGGAGAAACTATCATTTCCCCTCTGGATGTACTGAGCACCATTGTCGGAACGAGCAACGGAGAGCATGATTTCATTTTAATGACGCTCCGATTGCCAAGAACCATTGTGGCATTGCTCGTCGGCATGGCGCTCGGTCTGGCAGGTGCCCTCCTGCAAAGCATGGTCAGAAACCCTCTGGCTTCACCAGACATCTTAGGCGTCACAGCAGGGGCTTCTTTTGCTGCCGTCGCGTTCCTGTCTCTCAGTGATGGCAGATTCAGCATCGCTTGGCTCCCTGTCGCAGCTGTTTTCGGGGCACTCGCGACGTCCGTTTTGCTCTACTTGCTCTCATGGAAAAACGGTCTTCAGCCTATACGCCTTGTCCTTATTGGTATTGGGCTTTCTGCTGTTTTGGGTGCGGGCACTACCTTTTTTCTAGTGATGGGCGACATGTATACTGCCTCACAAGTGTATGTATGGCTTACAGGAACGGTGTATGGGGCGACCTGGGACGATGTTTTGGTCATTCTTTTTCCTCTTTTACTGTGCCTACCTTTTGTGCTCATCCTGGCGAGGAGTCTTGCCGTACAGGAGCTTGGTGAGGATGTGGCCAAAGGGTTGGGAAACCCTGTTCAAGTTCATCGGGTATTGCTATTGCTGCTGAGCATTATCCTTGCAGGAGTAGCGGTAGCGGTGGCAGGTGCCATCGGATTTATCGGTCTGCTAGCACCACATATTGCGCGCAGATGGCTTTCATTTTCGTTTACATCCATGGTGATTTCATCGGCCTTCATTGGCGGACTTCTTATGTTTGGGGCTGACATGATTGCACGGAACGCCTTTTACCCACTCGATGTTCCTGCGGGGGTTTTTACAGCAAGCATCGGTGCACCCTTTTTTCTAATTTTGCTTTTTAGACATCGAAACAGGATGGTCTGA